The proteins below are encoded in one region of Drosophila santomea strain STO CAGO 1482 chromosome 2R, Prin_Dsan_1.1, whole genome shotgun sequence:
- the LOC120447041 gene encoding zinc finger protein 665 isoform X3 yields MCAAQNPPPFGYTWGFADNGNRAAESVLEISPNINYTVSGESMPYLLSTDGSLAVQKDVKGLTAGGKNNVVRRMFVVNDPSFPPGTQRVITAGGASTVVKKQDNNQQVLSLDKNYLLVDPATAAAAAAAAGGDSGLAHHHTLTNGSIVDAKTGQTVLTAGSAAAKSHFSSIGALHLTQEECNEILIKRAIAAGHHQTHTITAADGSHHHASGGTPSFCSVGGATTLLGDILPGISVQVQKVIQGLEDNEDSQGEAPNLKLEPGTLELSPKTELQESMHFSETDATIKKERPYSCDECGKSFLLKHHLTTHARVHTGGERPHICTHCGKSFAHKHCLNTHLLLHSTERPYQCQECKKSFTLKHHLLTHSRVHSRERPFVCQECGRAFPLKRHLVTHSKFHAGERPYVCEECGESFAQENHLIMHSRFHGSLNPFVCAECGASFPRKFQLVNHGRIHGKIPHSCTVCGKEFLQKRTLVSHMRRVHTGEQAHPCVSCGEGFLTKAELHQHVRTAHNGVNPNTSSATIIANQQLQQAHHHQAGQQTHPQTITVVSNPGNSTLLTVSTTDANGVARPQFVCRECGSAFNSREALALHLRLHTGDKSLMTDLCALTAALPGHFLSTASLNPGTVVTANPNLVGQSPVPVQIISSTGQVMSQTTLVQAANSTHPQAVVTAVPTMPVHGQQQHLQHVAQQQQQQQQQQQQHVVSVAPANKPKSHFCASCGKGFAAKHGLMQHNRRHPNGGCTVRTHVCECGKAFFQKNHLMLHQRQHLETKPAISQQQEAAAQQQLATASEQQQVQVQIMPDGQIHGKVIKYEICRNVLPEDQQQEQAE; encoded by the exons ATGTGCGCCGCCCAGAATCCGCCGCCCTTCGGCTATACCTGGGGTTTTGCGGACAACGGCAACCGCGCCGCCGAATCGGTACTGGAGATATCGCCCAACATCAACTATACGGTCAGCGGGGAGTCG ATGCCCTATCTATTATCGACGGATGGATCATTGGCAGTTCAAAAGGATGTCAAAGGGCTCACAGCTGGCGGCAAAAATAATGTCGTTCGTCGCATGTTTGTCGTAAACGATCCTTCATTTCCGCCTGGAACACAAAG AGTTATCACTGCCGGAGGAGCATCGACGGTGGTCAAGAAGCAGGACAACAATCAGCAGGTCCTGAGCCTCGACAAGAACT ATCTGCTGGTGGATCCGGCCACggccgcagcagctgcagccgctGCAGGTGGGGATTCGGGTCTCGCCCACCACCATACGTTGACCAACGGCAGCATTGTTGATGCGAAGACCGGACAGACGGTGCTAACCGCCGGATCTGCCGCGGCCAAGTCGCACTTCAGCTCGATCGGAGCACTGCATCTCACGCAAGAGGAGTGCAACGAGATCCTGATCAAGCGCGCCATCGCTGCCGGCCACCATCAGACGCACACGATCACCGCTGCCGACGGATCCCATCACCATGCGTCCGGCGGGACACCAA GCTTTTGTTCCGTTGGCGGTGCAACAACACTCTTAGGTGACATACTTCCTGGTATTTCAGTTCAAGTACAGAAAGTTATACAAGGACTGGAGGATAACGAGGACTCGCAAGGCGAAGCACCCAACTTGAAGTTGGAGCCAGGCACATTAGAGTTGTCCCCTAAGACCGAACTACAGGAATCAATGCATTTCAGCGAA ACGGACGCCACCATCAAGAAGGAACGCCCGTACAGTTGCGACGAGTGCGGCAAGTCCTTTCTGCTCAAGCATCATTTGACAACCCACGCACGCGTGCACACAGGTG GTGAACGCCCCCACATCTGCACTCATTGCGGCAAGAGCTTCGCGCACAAGCACTGTCTCAACACTCACCTGCTGCTCCACTCCACGGAGAGACCTTATCAGTGCCAGGAGTGCAAGAAGAGCTTCACCCTCAAGCACCATTTGCTGACCCATTCGCGGGTTCACAGCCGAGAGCGACCGTTCGTCTGCCAGGAGTGCGGGCGCGCATTTCCGCTTAAGCGGCACCTGGTCACGCACAGCAAGTTCCACGCCGGCGAACGACCCTATGTCTGCGAGGAGTGTGGTGAGAGCTTTGCCCAGGAAAATCACCTGATTATGCACTCGCG CTTCCACGGTTCATTGAATCCATTTGTTTGCGCCGAATGCGGAGCTTCATTTCCACGCAAGTTCCAATTGGTTAACCACGGACGTATTCACGGCAAGATTCCCCATTCGTGCACTGTATGCGGCAAAGAGTTTCTACAAAAGCGAACGCTAGTTTCCCACATGAG GCGGGTACATACCGGCGAACAGGCACATCCCTGTGTCAGCTGTGGTGAGGGATTCCTTACCAAGGCCGAACTGCACCAGCATGTGAGGACGGCGCACAATGGCGTTAATCCTAACACGAGCAGTGCCACCATCATAGCAAATCAACAG CTACAGCAGGCCCATCATCATCAGGCCGGACAGCAAACGCATCCGCAGACCATTACCGTGGTGAGCAATCCGGGTAACTCTACGTTGCTGACTGTATCCACCACGGATGCCAATGGCGTGGCACGACCGCAGTTTGTGTGCCG CGAGTGCGGTAGTGCTTTCAATAGCCGAGAAGCCTTGGCACTTCACTTGCGCCTTCACACTGGCGACAAGAGCCTGATGACAGATCTGTGTGCCTTGACAGCCGCGCTGCCGGGTCACTTCTTGAGCACGGCTAGCCTGAATCCGGGCACCGTGGTCACGGCAAATCCGAATCTGGTGGGCCAGAGCCCTGTGCCAGTGCAGATCATATCGTCCACCGGTCAGGTGATGTCGCAGACCACGCTGGTGCAGGCCGCCAACTCGACCCATCCACAAGCCGTAGTCACAGCGGTGCCTACGATGCCCGTGcacggccagcagcagcatctgcagcatgtggcccaacagcagcagcaacagcaacaacagcagcagcagcatgttGTCTCCGTGGCGCCTGCCAACAAACCGAAGTCGCATTTCTGCGCCAGCTGCGGCAAGGGATTCGCCGCCAAGCACGGACTCATGCAGCACAATCGGCGACACCCGAACGGAGGCTGCACGGTGCGCACACATGTGTGCGAGTGCGGCAAGGCCTTCTTCCAGAAGAACCACCTGATGCTGCACCAGCGCCAGCATCTGGAGACGAAGCCAGCCATATCGCAGCAACAG GAGGCCGCCGCCCAGCAGCAACTGGCGACTGCCAGCGaacagcagcaggtgcagGTGCAGATAATGCCTGATGGCCAGATTCACGGAAAGGTAATCAAGTACGAGATTTGCCGCAATGTTTTGCCGGAGgatcagcagcaggagcaggcgGAGTAA
- the LOC120447041 gene encoding zinc finger protein 329 isoform X8: MCAAQNPPPFGYTWGFADNGNRAAESVLEISPNINYTVSGESMPYLLSTDGSLAVQKDVKGLTAGGKNNVVRRMFVVNDPSFPPGTQRVITAGGASTVVKKQDNNQQVLSLDKNYLLVDPATAAAAAAAAGGDSGLAHHHTLTNGSIVDAKTGQTVLTAGSAAAKSHFSSIGALHLTQEECNEILIKRAIAAGHHQTHTITAADGSHHHASGGTPIQVQKVIQGLEDNEDSQGEAPNLKLEPGTLELSPKTELQESMHFSETDATIKKERPYSCDECGKSFLLKHHLTTHARVHTGERPHICTHCGKSFAHKHCLNTHLLLHSTERPYQCQECKKSFTLKHHLLTHSRVHSRERPFVCQECGRAFPLKRHLVTHSKFHAGERPYVCEECGESFAQENHLIMHSRFHGSLNPFVCAECGASFPRKFQLVNHGRIHGKIPHSCTVCGKEFLQKRTLVSHMRRVHTGEQAHPCVSCGEGFLTKAELHQHVRTAHNGVNPNTSSATIIANQQLQQAHHHQAGQQTHPQTITVVSNPGNSTLLTVSTTDANGVARPQFVCRECGSAFNSREALALHLRLHTGDKSLMTDLCALTAALPGHFLSTASLNPGTVVTANPNLVGQSPVPVQIISSTGQVMSQTTLVQAANSTHPQAVVTAVPTMPVHGQQQHLQHVAQQQQQQQQQQQQHVVSVAPANKPKSHFCASCGKGFAAKHGLMQHNRRHPNGGCTVRTHVCECGKAFFQKNHLMLHQRQHLETKPAISQQQEAAAQQQLATASEQQQVQVQIMPDGQIHGKVIKYEICRNVLPEDQQQEQAE, encoded by the exons ATGTGCGCCGCCCAGAATCCGCCGCCCTTCGGCTATACCTGGGGTTTTGCGGACAACGGCAACCGCGCCGCCGAATCGGTACTGGAGATATCGCCCAACATCAACTATACGGTCAGCGGGGAGTCG ATGCCCTATCTATTATCGACGGATGGATCATTGGCAGTTCAAAAGGATGTCAAAGGGCTCACAGCTGGCGGCAAAAATAATGTCGTTCGTCGCATGTTTGTCGTAAACGATCCTTCATTTCCGCCTGGAACACAAAG AGTTATCACTGCCGGAGGAGCATCGACGGTGGTCAAGAAGCAGGACAACAATCAGCAGGTCCTGAGCCTCGACAAGAACT ATCTGCTGGTGGATCCGGCCACggccgcagcagctgcagccgctGCAGGTGGGGATTCGGGTCTCGCCCACCACCATACGTTGACCAACGGCAGCATTGTTGATGCGAAGACCGGACAGACGGTGCTAACCGCCGGATCTGCCGCGGCCAAGTCGCACTTCAGCTCGATCGGAGCACTGCATCTCACGCAAGAGGAGTGCAACGAGATCCTGATCAAGCGCGCCATCGCTGCCGGCCACCATCAGACGCACACGATCACCGCTGCCGACGGATCCCATCACCATGCGTCCGGCGGGACACCAA TTCAAGTACAGAAAGTTATACAAGGACTGGAGGATAACGAGGACTCGCAAGGCGAAGCACCCAACTTGAAGTTGGAGCCAGGCACATTAGAGTTGTCCCCTAAGACCGAACTACAGGAATCAATGCATTTCAGCGAA ACGGACGCCACCATCAAGAAGGAACGCCCGTACAGTTGCGACGAGTGCGGCAAGTCCTTTCTGCTCAAGCATCATTTGACAACCCACGCACGCGTGCACACAG GTGAACGCCCCCACATCTGCACTCATTGCGGCAAGAGCTTCGCGCACAAGCACTGTCTCAACACTCACCTGCTGCTCCACTCCACGGAGAGACCTTATCAGTGCCAGGAGTGCAAGAAGAGCTTCACCCTCAAGCACCATTTGCTGACCCATTCGCGGGTTCACAGCCGAGAGCGACCGTTCGTCTGCCAGGAGTGCGGGCGCGCATTTCCGCTTAAGCGGCACCTGGTCACGCACAGCAAGTTCCACGCCGGCGAACGACCCTATGTCTGCGAGGAGTGTGGTGAGAGCTTTGCCCAGGAAAATCACCTGATTATGCACTCGCG CTTCCACGGTTCATTGAATCCATTTGTTTGCGCCGAATGCGGAGCTTCATTTCCACGCAAGTTCCAATTGGTTAACCACGGACGTATTCACGGCAAGATTCCCCATTCGTGCACTGTATGCGGCAAAGAGTTTCTACAAAAGCGAACGCTAGTTTCCCACATGAG GCGGGTACATACCGGCGAACAGGCACATCCCTGTGTCAGCTGTGGTGAGGGATTCCTTACCAAGGCCGAACTGCACCAGCATGTGAGGACGGCGCACAATGGCGTTAATCCTAACACGAGCAGTGCCACCATCATAGCAAATCAACAG CTACAGCAGGCCCATCATCATCAGGCCGGACAGCAAACGCATCCGCAGACCATTACCGTGGTGAGCAATCCGGGTAACTCTACGTTGCTGACTGTATCCACCACGGATGCCAATGGCGTGGCACGACCGCAGTTTGTGTGCCG CGAGTGCGGTAGTGCTTTCAATAGCCGAGAAGCCTTGGCACTTCACTTGCGCCTTCACACTGGCGACAAGAGCCTGATGACAGATCTGTGTGCCTTGACAGCCGCGCTGCCGGGTCACTTCTTGAGCACGGCTAGCCTGAATCCGGGCACCGTGGTCACGGCAAATCCGAATCTGGTGGGCCAGAGCCCTGTGCCAGTGCAGATCATATCGTCCACCGGTCAGGTGATGTCGCAGACCACGCTGGTGCAGGCCGCCAACTCGACCCATCCACAAGCCGTAGTCACAGCGGTGCCTACGATGCCCGTGcacggccagcagcagcatctgcagcatgtggcccaacagcagcagcaacagcaacaacagcagcagcagcatgttGTCTCCGTGGCGCCTGCCAACAAACCGAAGTCGCATTTCTGCGCCAGCTGCGGCAAGGGATTCGCCGCCAAGCACGGACTCATGCAGCACAATCGGCGACACCCGAACGGAGGCTGCACGGTGCGCACACATGTGTGCGAGTGCGGCAAGGCCTTCTTCCAGAAGAACCACCTGATGCTGCACCAGCGCCAGCATCTGGAGACGAAGCCAGCCATATCGCAGCAACAG GAGGCCGCCGCCCAGCAGCAACTGGCGACTGCCAGCGaacagcagcaggtgcagGTGCAGATAATGCCTGATGGCCAGATTCACGGAAAGGTAATCAAGTACGAGATTTGCCGCAATGTTTTGCCGGAGgatcagcagcaggagcaggcgGAGTAA
- the LOC120447041 gene encoding zinc finger protein 420 isoform X6 has protein sequence MCAAQNPPPFGYTWGFADNGNRAAESVLEISPNINYTVSGESMPYLLSTDGSLAVQKDVKGLTAGGKNNVVRRMFVVNDPSFPPGTQRVITAGGASTVVKKQDNNQQVLSLDKNYLLVDPATAAAAAAAAGGDSGLAHHHTLTNGSIVDAKTGQTVLTAGSAAAKSHFSSIGALHLTQEECNEILIKRAIAAGHHQTHTITAADGSHHHASGGTPSDILPGISVQVQKVIQGLEDNEDSQGEAPNLKLEPGTLELSPKTELQESMHFSETDATIKKERPYSCDECGKSFLLKHHLTTHARVHTGERPHICTHCGKSFAHKHCLNTHLLLHSTERPYQCQECKKSFTLKHHLLTHSRVHSRERPFVCQECGRAFPLKRHLVTHSKFHAGERPYVCEECGESFAQENHLIMHSRFHGSLNPFVCAECGASFPRKFQLVNHGRIHGKIPHSCTVCGKEFLQKRTLVSHMRRVHTGEQAHPCVSCGEGFLTKAELHQHVRTAHNGVNPNTSSATIIANQQLQQAHHHQAGQQTHPQTITVVSNPGNSTLLTVSTTDANGVARPQFVCRECGSAFNSREALALHLRLHTGDKSLMTDLCALTAALPGHFLSTASLNPGTVVTANPNLVGQSPVPVQIISSTGQVMSQTTLVQAANSTHPQAVVTAVPTMPVHGQQQHLQHVAQQQQQQQQQQQQHVVSVAPANKPKSHFCASCGKGFAAKHGLMQHNRRHPNGGCTVRTHVCECGKAFFQKNHLMLHQRQHLETKPAISQQQEAAAQQQLATASEQQQVQVQIMPDGQIHGKVIKYEICRNVLPEDQQQEQAE, from the exons ATGTGCGCCGCCCAGAATCCGCCGCCCTTCGGCTATACCTGGGGTTTTGCGGACAACGGCAACCGCGCCGCCGAATCGGTACTGGAGATATCGCCCAACATCAACTATACGGTCAGCGGGGAGTCG ATGCCCTATCTATTATCGACGGATGGATCATTGGCAGTTCAAAAGGATGTCAAAGGGCTCACAGCTGGCGGCAAAAATAATGTCGTTCGTCGCATGTTTGTCGTAAACGATCCTTCATTTCCGCCTGGAACACAAAG AGTTATCACTGCCGGAGGAGCATCGACGGTGGTCAAGAAGCAGGACAACAATCAGCAGGTCCTGAGCCTCGACAAGAACT ATCTGCTGGTGGATCCGGCCACggccgcagcagctgcagccgctGCAGGTGGGGATTCGGGTCTCGCCCACCACCATACGTTGACCAACGGCAGCATTGTTGATGCGAAGACCGGACAGACGGTGCTAACCGCCGGATCTGCCGCGGCCAAGTCGCACTTCAGCTCGATCGGAGCACTGCATCTCACGCAAGAGGAGTGCAACGAGATCCTGATCAAGCGCGCCATCGCTGCCGGCCACCATCAGACGCACACGATCACCGCTGCCGACGGATCCCATCACCATGCGTCCGGCGGGACACCAA GTGACATACTTCCTGGTATTTCAGTTCAAGTACAGAAAGTTATACAAGGACTGGAGGATAACGAGGACTCGCAAGGCGAAGCACCCAACTTGAAGTTGGAGCCAGGCACATTAGAGTTGTCCCCTAAGACCGAACTACAGGAATCAATGCATTTCAGCGAA ACGGACGCCACCATCAAGAAGGAACGCCCGTACAGTTGCGACGAGTGCGGCAAGTCCTTTCTGCTCAAGCATCATTTGACAACCCACGCACGCGTGCACACAG GTGAACGCCCCCACATCTGCACTCATTGCGGCAAGAGCTTCGCGCACAAGCACTGTCTCAACACTCACCTGCTGCTCCACTCCACGGAGAGACCTTATCAGTGCCAGGAGTGCAAGAAGAGCTTCACCCTCAAGCACCATTTGCTGACCCATTCGCGGGTTCACAGCCGAGAGCGACCGTTCGTCTGCCAGGAGTGCGGGCGCGCATTTCCGCTTAAGCGGCACCTGGTCACGCACAGCAAGTTCCACGCCGGCGAACGACCCTATGTCTGCGAGGAGTGTGGTGAGAGCTTTGCCCAGGAAAATCACCTGATTATGCACTCGCG CTTCCACGGTTCATTGAATCCATTTGTTTGCGCCGAATGCGGAGCTTCATTTCCACGCAAGTTCCAATTGGTTAACCACGGACGTATTCACGGCAAGATTCCCCATTCGTGCACTGTATGCGGCAAAGAGTTTCTACAAAAGCGAACGCTAGTTTCCCACATGAG GCGGGTACATACCGGCGAACAGGCACATCCCTGTGTCAGCTGTGGTGAGGGATTCCTTACCAAGGCCGAACTGCACCAGCATGTGAGGACGGCGCACAATGGCGTTAATCCTAACACGAGCAGTGCCACCATCATAGCAAATCAACAG CTACAGCAGGCCCATCATCATCAGGCCGGACAGCAAACGCATCCGCAGACCATTACCGTGGTGAGCAATCCGGGTAACTCTACGTTGCTGACTGTATCCACCACGGATGCCAATGGCGTGGCACGACCGCAGTTTGTGTGCCG CGAGTGCGGTAGTGCTTTCAATAGCCGAGAAGCCTTGGCACTTCACTTGCGCCTTCACACTGGCGACAAGAGCCTGATGACAGATCTGTGTGCCTTGACAGCCGCGCTGCCGGGTCACTTCTTGAGCACGGCTAGCCTGAATCCGGGCACCGTGGTCACGGCAAATCCGAATCTGGTGGGCCAGAGCCCTGTGCCAGTGCAGATCATATCGTCCACCGGTCAGGTGATGTCGCAGACCACGCTGGTGCAGGCCGCCAACTCGACCCATCCACAAGCCGTAGTCACAGCGGTGCCTACGATGCCCGTGcacggccagcagcagcatctgcagcatgtggcccaacagcagcagcaacagcaacaacagcagcagcagcatgttGTCTCCGTGGCGCCTGCCAACAAACCGAAGTCGCATTTCTGCGCCAGCTGCGGCAAGGGATTCGCCGCCAAGCACGGACTCATGCAGCACAATCGGCGACACCCGAACGGAGGCTGCACGGTGCGCACACATGTGTGCGAGTGCGGCAAGGCCTTCTTCCAGAAGAACCACCTGATGCTGCACCAGCGCCAGCATCTGGAGACGAAGCCAGCCATATCGCAGCAACAG GAGGCCGCCGCCCAGCAGCAACTGGCGACTGCCAGCGaacagcagcaggtgcagGTGCAGATAATGCCTGATGGCCAGATTCACGGAAAGGTAATCAAGTACGAGATTTGCCGCAATGTTTTGCCGGAGgatcagcagcaggagcaggcgGAGTAA
- the LOC120447041 gene encoding zinc finger protein 665 isoform X9: MCAAQNPPPFGYTWGFADNGNRAAESVLEISPNINYTVSGESMPYLLSTDGSLAVQKDVKGLTAGGKNNVVRRMFVVNDPSFPPGTQRVITAGGASTVVKKQDNNQQVLSLDKNYLLVDPATAAAAAAAAGGDSGLAHHHTLTNGSIVDAKTGQTVLTAGSAAAKSHFSSIGALHLTQEECNEILIKRAIAAGHHQTHTITAADGSHHHASGGTPSFCSVGGATTLLGDILPGISVQVQKVIQGLEDNEDSQGEAPNLKLEPGTLELSPKTELQESMHFSETDATIKKERPYSCDECGKSFLLKHHLTTHARVHTGGERPHICTHCGKSFAHKHCLNTHLLLHSTERPYQCQECKKSFTLKHHLLTHSRVHSRERPFVCQECGRAFPLKRHLVTHSKFHAGERPYVCEECGESFAQENHLIMHSRFHGSLNPFVCAECGASFPRKFQLVNHGRIHGKIPHSCTVCGKEFLQKRTLVSHMRRVHTGEQAHPCVSCGEGFLTKAELHQHVRTAHNGVNPNTSSATIIANQQQLQQAHHHQAGQQTHPQTITVVSNPGNSTLLTVSTTDANGVARPQFVCRECGSAFNSREALALHLRLHTGDKSLMTDLCALTAALPGHFLSTASLNPGTVVTANPNLVGQSPVPVQIISSTGQVMSQTTLVQAANSTHPQAVVTAVPTMPVHGQQQHLQHVAQQQQQQQQQQQQHVVSVAPANKPKSHFCASCGKGFAAKHGLMQHNRRHPNGGCTVRTHVCECGKAFFQKNHLMLHQRQHLETKPAISQQQVC; encoded by the exons ATGTGCGCCGCCCAGAATCCGCCGCCCTTCGGCTATACCTGGGGTTTTGCGGACAACGGCAACCGCGCCGCCGAATCGGTACTGGAGATATCGCCCAACATCAACTATACGGTCAGCGGGGAGTCG ATGCCCTATCTATTATCGACGGATGGATCATTGGCAGTTCAAAAGGATGTCAAAGGGCTCACAGCTGGCGGCAAAAATAATGTCGTTCGTCGCATGTTTGTCGTAAACGATCCTTCATTTCCGCCTGGAACACAAAG AGTTATCACTGCCGGAGGAGCATCGACGGTGGTCAAGAAGCAGGACAACAATCAGCAGGTCCTGAGCCTCGACAAGAACT ATCTGCTGGTGGATCCGGCCACggccgcagcagctgcagccgctGCAGGTGGGGATTCGGGTCTCGCCCACCACCATACGTTGACCAACGGCAGCATTGTTGATGCGAAGACCGGACAGACGGTGCTAACCGCCGGATCTGCCGCGGCCAAGTCGCACTTCAGCTCGATCGGAGCACTGCATCTCACGCAAGAGGAGTGCAACGAGATCCTGATCAAGCGCGCCATCGCTGCCGGCCACCATCAGACGCACACGATCACCGCTGCCGACGGATCCCATCACCATGCGTCCGGCGGGACACCAA GCTTTTGTTCCGTTGGCGGTGCAACAACACTCTTAGGTGACATACTTCCTGGTATTTCAGTTCAAGTACAGAAAGTTATACAAGGACTGGAGGATAACGAGGACTCGCAAGGCGAAGCACCCAACTTGAAGTTGGAGCCAGGCACATTAGAGTTGTCCCCTAAGACCGAACTACAGGAATCAATGCATTTCAGCGAA ACGGACGCCACCATCAAGAAGGAACGCCCGTACAGTTGCGACGAGTGCGGCAAGTCCTTTCTGCTCAAGCATCATTTGACAACCCACGCACGCGTGCACACAGGTG GTGAACGCCCCCACATCTGCACTCATTGCGGCAAGAGCTTCGCGCACAAGCACTGTCTCAACACTCACCTGCTGCTCCACTCCACGGAGAGACCTTATCAGTGCCAGGAGTGCAAGAAGAGCTTCACCCTCAAGCACCATTTGCTGACCCATTCGCGGGTTCACAGCCGAGAGCGACCGTTCGTCTGCCAGGAGTGCGGGCGCGCATTTCCGCTTAAGCGGCACCTGGTCACGCACAGCAAGTTCCACGCCGGCGAACGACCCTATGTCTGCGAGGAGTGTGGTGAGAGCTTTGCCCAGGAAAATCACCTGATTATGCACTCGCG CTTCCACGGTTCATTGAATCCATTTGTTTGCGCCGAATGCGGAGCTTCATTTCCACGCAAGTTCCAATTGGTTAACCACGGACGTATTCACGGCAAGATTCCCCATTCGTGCACTGTATGCGGCAAAGAGTTTCTACAAAAGCGAACGCTAGTTTCCCACATGAG GCGGGTACATACCGGCGAACAGGCACATCCCTGTGTCAGCTGTGGTGAGGGATTCCTTACCAAGGCCGAACTGCACCAGCATGTGAGGACGGCGCACAATGGCGTTAATCCTAACACGAGCAGTGCCACCATCATAGCAAATCAACAG CAGCTACAGCAGGCCCATCATCATCAGGCCGGACAGCAAACGCATCCGCAGACCATTACCGTGGTGAGCAATCCGGGTAACTCTACGTTGCTGACTGTATCCACCACGGATGCCAATGGCGTGGCACGACCGCAGTTTGTGTGCCG CGAGTGCGGTAGTGCTTTCAATAGCCGAGAAGCCTTGGCACTTCACTTGCGCCTTCACACTGGCGACAAGAGCCTGATGACAGATCTGTGTGCCTTGACAGCCGCGCTGCCGGGTCACTTCTTGAGCACGGCTAGCCTGAATCCGGGCACCGTGGTCACGGCAAATCCGAATCTGGTGGGCCAGAGCCCTGTGCCAGTGCAGATCATATCGTCCACCGGTCAGGTGATGTCGCAGACCACGCTGGTGCAGGCCGCCAACTCGACCCATCCACAAGCCGTAGTCACAGCGGTGCCTACGATGCCCGTGcacggccagcagcagcatctgcagcatgtggcccaacagcagcagcaacagcaacaacagcagcagcagcatgttGTCTCCGTGGCGCCTGCCAACAAACCGAAGTCGCATTTCTGCGCCAGCTGCGGCAAGGGATTCGCCGCCAAGCACGGACTCATGCAGCACAATCGGCGACACCCGAACGGAGGCTGCACGGTGCGCACACATGTGTGCGAGTGCGGCAAGGCCTTCTTCCAGAAGAACCACCTGATGCTGCACCAGCGCCAGCATCTGGAGACGAAGCCAGCCATATCGCAGCAACAGGTATGCTAG